One genomic segment of Mycolicibacterium psychrotolerans includes these proteins:
- a CDS encoding histidine phosphatase family protein — protein sequence MSEVVRLTFVSHAMTDAMAAGRFPTDEPLNALGRRQAAAVDVRGAERAYCGPEARAIQTADVLGAHPQIEPRLADLDCGRWRGEVLGRVQPAELAIWLTDPARAPHGGETVVDLIERVRDWMESLTSERVRVLAVTHPAVIRAAMLVVLDAPPRSFWRIDIAPVSATVMHFRGHAWTLHSQP from the coding sequence GTGAGCGAGGTCGTTCGGCTGACCTTCGTGTCGCACGCCATGACCGACGCGATGGCGGCCGGACGATTTCCCACCGACGAGCCGCTCAACGCGCTCGGCCGCAGGCAGGCCGCCGCTGTCGACGTGCGCGGCGCCGAGCGCGCCTACTGCGGTCCGGAGGCGCGGGCGATCCAGACCGCGGACGTGCTCGGCGCGCATCCGCAGATCGAGCCCAGGCTCGCCGACCTGGACTGCGGACGGTGGCGCGGTGAGGTGCTGGGCCGCGTCCAGCCCGCCGAGCTGGCGATCTGGCTGACCGACCCCGCCCGGGCGCCGCACGGCGGCGAGACGGTCGTCGACCTGATCGAGCGGGTGCGCGACTGGATGGAGTCGCTGACGTCCGAGCGGGTCCGGGTTCTCGCGGTCACCCATCCGGCGGTGATCCGCGCCGCGATGCTCGTCGTGCTCGATGCGCCGCCCAGGTCGTTCTGGCGCATCGACATCGCACCGGTCAGCGCGACGGTAATGCACTTCCGCGGGCACGCCTGGACCTTGCACTCGCAGCCCTGA
- a CDS encoding type III pantothenate kinase, with protein MLLAIDVRNTHTVVGLISGSGDHAKVVSHWRIRTESEVTADELALTIDGLIGDDAERLTGAAGLSTVPSVLHEVRVMLEQYWPSVPHVLIEPGVRTGIPLLVDNPKEVGADRIVNCLAAYQKYGTAAIVVDFGSSICVDVVSARGEFLGGAIAPGVQVSSDAAAARSAALRRVELTRPRSVVGKNTVECMQAGAVFGFAALVDGLVSRVREDVDGFGGDDVAVVATGHTAPLVLPDLRTVEHYDRHLTLDGLRLVFERNRDGQRGKLKQAR; from the coding sequence GTGCTTCTCGCGATCGACGTCCGTAACACCCACACCGTCGTCGGCCTGATCTCCGGCAGCGGCGACCATGCCAAGGTGGTCTCGCACTGGCGGATCCGAACCGAGTCCGAGGTCACCGCCGACGAGCTCGCGCTGACCATCGACGGGTTGATCGGGGACGACGCCGAGCGGCTCACCGGCGCCGCGGGCCTGTCCACGGTGCCGTCGGTGCTGCACGAAGTCAGGGTGATGCTCGAGCAGTACTGGCCCTCGGTGCCGCATGTGCTGATCGAACCCGGTGTGCGCACCGGCATCCCGCTGCTGGTCGACAACCCCAAGGAGGTCGGGGCCGATCGCATCGTCAATTGCCTTGCCGCATACCAGAAGTACGGCACCGCCGCGATCGTGGTCGACTTCGGGTCGTCGATCTGCGTCGACGTCGTGTCGGCCAGGGGGGAGTTCCTCGGCGGCGCGATCGCCCCGGGGGTGCAGGTGTCCTCGGACGCCGCGGCGGCCCGTTCGGCGGCGCTGCGGCGCGTCGAGCTGACTCGCCCGCGCTCGGTGGTCGGCAAGAACACCGTCGAGTGCATGCAGGCCGGTGCCGTGTTCGGGTTCGCCGCCCTGGTGGACGGTCTGGTCAGCCGGGTGCGCGAGGACGTCGACGGGTTCGGCGGCGACGACGTCGCGGTGGTGGCGACCGGCCACACCGCACCGCTGGTGCTGCCCGATCTGCGGACCGTCGAGCACTACGACCGGCACCTGACGCTGGACGGGCTGCGGCTGGTGTTCGAACGCAACCGTGACGGCCAGCGGGGAAAGCTCAAGCAGGCCCGCTAG
- the lysS gene encoding lysine--tRNA ligase yields MTDESGNADLASDIPEDIPEQFRIRQAKRQKLLDEGREPYPVEVARTHTLAEVRQAFPALAADETTGTSVGVSGRVVFARNSGKLCFATLQEGDGTQLQAMISLDRVGQESLDAWKADVDLGDIVFVHGEVISSRRGELSVLADSWQIASKSLRPLPVAHKEMSEEARVRQRYVDLIVRPEARTIARQRIAVVRAVRSALERRGFLEVETPMLQTLAGGAAARPFVTHSNALDADLYLRIAPELFLKRCVVGGFDRVFELNRVFRNEGADSTHSPEFAMLETYQAYGTYDDSAVVTRELIQEVADEAIGTRQVTLPDGSVYDLDGEWDSVGMYPSLSEALGEEITPQTPAERLWQIADRLGVEIPRDRGYGHGKLVEELWEHAVGDTLWAPTFVRDFPVETTPLTREHRSIDGVTEKWDLYIRHIELATGYSELIDPVIQRERFEAQARAAAAGDDEAMALDEDFLSALEYGMPPTTGTGMGIDRLLMALTGLSIRETVLFPIVRRHGY; encoded by the coding sequence GTGACCGACGAATCCGGCAACGCAGATCTCGCCAGCGACATCCCCGAAGACATCCCCGAGCAGTTCCGGATCCGTCAGGCGAAGCGCCAGAAGTTGCTCGACGAGGGTCGCGAGCCCTACCCCGTCGAGGTGGCCCGCACCCACACCCTCGCCGAGGTGCGCCAGGCGTTCCCCGCACTCGCCGCCGACGAGACGACCGGCACGTCGGTCGGGGTGTCGGGCAGGGTCGTCTTCGCTCGCAACTCCGGCAAGCTGTGCTTCGCGACGCTGCAGGAGGGCGACGGCACCCAGCTGCAGGCGATGATCAGCCTCGACCGCGTCGGCCAGGAGTCGCTCGACGCGTGGAAGGCCGACGTCGACCTCGGTGACATCGTGTTCGTCCACGGCGAGGTCATCAGCTCGCGCCGCGGCGAATTGTCTGTGCTGGCCGATTCCTGGCAAATTGCGTCGAAGTCGTTGCGACCATTGCCGGTGGCGCACAAGGAGATGAGCGAAGAGGCGCGGGTGCGGCAGCGCTACGTCGATCTCATCGTGCGCCCCGAGGCCCGCACGATCGCCCGCCAGCGCATCGCCGTCGTGCGTGCCGTGCGTTCGGCCCTGGAGCGGCGGGGTTTCCTGGAGGTCGAGACGCCGATGCTGCAAACGCTGGCCGGCGGCGCGGCGGCGCGTCCGTTCGTCACCCACTCCAATGCGCTCGACGCGGATCTTTACCTGCGCATTGCCCCGGAACTTTTTCTCAAGCGTTGCGTCGTCGGCGGTTTCGATCGGGTTTTCGAGTTGAATCGGGTGTTCCGAAACGAAGGCGCCGATTCCACGCATTCCCCCGAATTCGCGATGCTGGAGACTTATCAGGCCTACGGCACGTACGACGATTCCGCGGTCGTGACGCGGGAACTCATCCAGGAGGTCGCCGACGAGGCGATCGGCACGCGGCAGGTGACTTTGCCCGACGGAAGTGTCTACGACCTCGACGGCGAATGGGACAGCGTCGGAATGTATCCGTCTTTGTCCGAGGCGCTCGGGGAGGAGATCACGCCGCAGACTCCGGCCGAACGGCTCTGGCAGATCGCCGACCGACTCGGCGTCGAGATTCCCCGTGATCGCGGATATGGACACGGAAAATTGGTCGAGGAACTGTGGGAGCACGCGGTCGGCGACACTTTGTGGGCACCCACATTCGTCCGCGACTTCCCAGTGGAGACCACGCCGCTGACCCGCGAGCATCGGAGTATCGACGGGGTCACCGAAAAATGGGATCTCTACATTCGTCACATCGAACTCGCGACCGGCTATTCCGAACTCATCGATCCGGTGATCCAGCGGGAAAGGTTCGAGGCGCAGGCACGTGCCGCCGCCGCGGGCGATGACGAAGCAATGGCTCTCGACGAGGACTTTTTGTCGGCGCTCGAGTACGGCATGCCCCCGACCACGGGTACCGGAATGGGCATCGACCGCCTGCTCATGGCGTTGACCGGGCTGTCGATTAGGGAGACGGTTTTGTTCCCGATTGTTCGTCGGCACGGCTACTGA
- the lsr2 gene encoding histone-like nucleoid-structuring protein Lsr2, giving the protein MAKKVTVTLVDDFDGEGAADETVEFGLDGVSYEIDLSAKNATKLRNDLKQWVEAGRRVGGRRRGRAVGTGRGRAAIDREQSAAIREWARRNGHNVSTRGRIPADVIDAFHEAT; this is encoded by the coding sequence ATGGCCAAGAAAGTCACCGTCACCCTCGTCGACGATTTCGACGGTGAAGGCGCCGCCGACGAGACCGTCGAATTCGGTCTCGACGGAGTGAGTTATGAGATCGACCTGTCCGCCAAGAACGCCACCAAACTCCGCAATGATCTGAAGCAGTGGGTCGAGGCGGGCCGTCGGGTCGGTGGCCGTCGCCGCGGCCGTGCGGTCGGCACCGGCCGGGGCCGCGCCGCCATCGACCGCGAGCAGAGCGCGGCGATCAGGGAGTGGGCGCGCCGCAACGGTCACAACGTCTCCACCCGCGGCAGAATCCCCGCCGACGTCATCGACGCGTTCCACGAAGCAACGTAA
- the panD gene encoding aspartate 1-decarboxylase translates to MFRTMLKSKIHRATVTQADLHYVGSVTVDADLMDAADLIEGEQVTIVDVDNGARLVTYVITGERGSGVIGINGAAVHLVHPGDLVILIAYAVVDDAEARALQPRVVFVDADNRVVELGSDPARVPAHAPDLLSAR, encoded by the coding sequence ATGTTCCGCACGATGCTCAAGAGCAAGATCCATCGCGCGACCGTGACGCAGGCCGATCTGCACTATGTGGGATCGGTGACGGTCGACGCGGACCTGATGGATGCCGCCGACCTGATCGAGGGGGAGCAGGTCACCATCGTCGACGTCGACAACGGCGCCCGGCTGGTCACCTATGTGATCACCGGTGAGCGTGGCAGCGGGGTGATCGGGATCAACGGCGCCGCAGTACATCTGGTGCACCCCGGGGATCTGGTGATCCTGATCGCCTACGCGGTGGTCGACGATGCGGAGGCCAGGGCGCTGCAGCCGCGGGTGGTGTTCGTCGACGCGGACAACAGGGTCGTCGAGCTCGGGAGCGATCCGGCCCGGGTTCCGGCGCACGCGCCGGATCTGTTGTCGGCGAGGTGA
- the clpC1 gene encoding ATP-dependent protease ATP-binding subunit ClpC, which yields MFERFTDRARRVVVLAQEEARMLNHNYIGTEHILLGLIHEGEGVAAKSLESLGISLEGVRSQVEEIIGQGQQAPSGHIPFTPRAKKVLELSLREALQLGHNYIGTEHILLGLIREGEGVAAQVLVKLGAELTRVRQQVIQLLSGYQGKETAEAGTGGRGGEAGNPSTSLVLDQFGRNLTAAAMEGKLDPVIGREKEIERVMQVLSRRTKNNPVLIGEPGVGKTAVVEGLAQAIVHGDVPETLKDKQLYTLDLGSLVAGSRYRGDFEERLKKVLKEINTRGDIILFIDELHTLVGAGAAEGAIDAASILKPKLARGELQTIGATTLDEYRKYIEKDAALERRFQPVQVGEPTVAHTIEILKGLRDRYEAHHRVSITDGAIAAAATLADRYINDRFLPDKAIDLIDEAGARMRIRRMTAPPDLREFDEKIADARREKESAIDAQDFEKAANLRDKEKQLVAQRAEREKQWRSGDLDVVAEVDDEQIAEVLGNWTGIPVFKLTEEETTRLLRMEDELHKRIIGQEDAVKAVSKAIRRTRAGLKDPKRPSGSFIFAGPSGVGKTELSKALANFLFGDDDALIQIDMGEFHDRFTASRLFGAPPGYVGYEEGGQLTEKVRRKPFSVVLFDEIEKAHQEIYNSLLQVLEDGRLTDGQGRTVDFKNTVLIFTSNLGTSDISKAVGLGFTQGGGENNYERMKQKVNDELKKHFRPEFLNRIDDIIVFHQLTQDEIIQMVDLMIGRVGNQLRAKDMTMELTDRAKALLAKRGFDPVLGARPLRRTIQREIEDQLSEKILFEEVGPGQNVTVDVDNWDGEGPGEDAVFTFHGGPKRSETPEPDLAQAGAAGAPSVAE from the coding sequence ATGTTCGAAAGATTCACCGACCGTGCACGTCGGGTTGTCGTCCTGGCTCAAGAAGAGGCCCGGATGCTCAATCACAACTACATCGGCACCGAGCACATCCTGCTGGGACTCATTCACGAGGGTGAGGGAGTGGCCGCCAAGTCACTCGAATCGCTGGGCATCTCCCTGGAGGGTGTGCGCAGCCAGGTCGAGGAGATCATCGGTCAGGGCCAGCAGGCGCCGTCCGGGCACATCCCCTTCACCCCGCGTGCCAAGAAGGTGCTGGAGCTGAGCCTGCGCGAGGCGCTGCAGCTCGGCCACAACTACATCGGCACCGAGCACATCCTGCTGGGCCTGATCCGCGAGGGTGAGGGCGTGGCCGCGCAGGTGCTGGTCAAGCTCGGTGCGGAACTGACCCGGGTGCGCCAGCAGGTCATCCAGCTGTTGAGCGGCTACCAGGGCAAGGAGACCGCCGAAGCCGGCACCGGCGGGCGCGGCGGCGAGGCGGGTAACCCGTCGACGTCGCTGGTGCTCGACCAGTTCGGCCGCAACCTGACCGCCGCCGCGATGGAGGGCAAGCTCGACCCCGTCATCGGCCGCGAGAAGGAAATCGAGCGGGTCATGCAGGTGCTCAGCCGCCGCACCAAGAACAACCCGGTCCTGATCGGCGAGCCCGGCGTCGGCAAGACCGCCGTCGTCGAGGGGCTGGCGCAGGCGATCGTGCACGGCGACGTTCCCGAGACGCTCAAGGACAAGCAGCTCTACACGCTCGACCTTGGTTCGCTGGTCGCGGGCAGCCGCTACCGCGGTGACTTCGAGGAGCGCCTGAAGAAGGTGCTCAAGGAGATCAACACCCGCGGCGACATCATCCTGTTCATCGACGAGCTCCACACGCTCGTCGGTGCCGGTGCCGCCGAGGGCGCGATCGACGCCGCCTCGATCCTCAAGCCGAAGCTGGCCCGCGGTGAGCTGCAGACCATCGGCGCGACCACTCTCGACGAGTACCGCAAGTACATCGAGAAGGACGCCGCGCTCGAGCGACGGTTCCAGCCGGTGCAGGTCGGCGAGCCGACGGTGGCGCACACCATCGAGATCCTCAAAGGGCTGCGCGACCGCTACGAGGCGCACCACCGCGTCTCGATCACCGACGGTGCGATCGCGGCGGCCGCGACCCTGGCCGACCGCTACATCAACGACCGTTTCCTGCCCGACAAGGCGATCGACCTGATCGACGAGGCCGGCGCCCGGATGCGGATCCGCCGGATGACCGCGCCGCCGGACCTGCGCGAGTTCGACGAGAAGATCGCCGACGCGCGCCGGGAGAAGGAATCGGCGATCGACGCGCAGGACTTCGAGAAGGCCGCCAACCTGCGCGACAAGGAGAAGCAACTCGTCGCGCAGCGGGCTGAGCGTGAGAAGCAGTGGCGCTCAGGCGATCTCGATGTGGTCGCCGAGGTCGACGACGAGCAGATCGCCGAGGTGCTCGGCAACTGGACCGGTATCCCGGTGTTCAAGCTCACCGAGGAGGAGACCACCCGTCTGCTCCGCATGGAGGACGAGCTGCACAAGCGGATCATCGGCCAGGAGGATGCCGTCAAGGCTGTCTCCAAGGCCATCCGCCGTACGCGTGCCGGTCTGAAGGACCCCAAGCGCCCGTCGGGCTCGTTCATCTTCGCCGGCCCGTCCGGTGTCGGTAAGACCGAGCTGTCCAAGGCGCTGGCCAACTTCCTGTTCGGCGACGACGACGCGCTCATCCAGATCGACATGGGCGAGTTCCACGACCGCTTCACCGCCTCGCGGCTGTTCGGTGCCCCTCCGGGCTACGTCGGCTACGAGGAGGGCGGCCAGCTCACCGAGAAGGTGCGCCGCAAGCCGTTCAGCGTCGTGCTGTTCGACGAGATCGAGAAGGCCCACCAGGAGATCTACAACAGCCTCCTGCAGGTCCTCGAGGACGGCCGGCTCACCGACGGTCAGGGCCGCACGGTCGACTTCAAGAACACCGTGCTGATCTTCACCTCGAACCTCGGGACGTCCGACATCTCCAAGGCGGTGGGCCTCGGCTTCACCCAGGGCGGTGGCGAGAACAACTACGAGCGGATGAAGCAGAAGGTCAACGACGAGCTGAAGAAGCACTTCAGGCCGGAGTTCCTGAACCGTATCGACGACATCATCGTGTTCCACCAGCTGACGCAGGACGAGATCATCCAGATGGTCGACCTGATGATCGGCCGGGTCGGCAATCAGTTGCGGGCCAAGGACATGACGATGGAGCTGACGGATCGGGCGAAGGCTCTGCTTGCCAAGCGTGGCTTCGACCCGGTGCTCGGTGCCCGCCCGCTGCGGCGCACCATCCAGCGCGAGATCGAGGACCAGCTGTCGGAGAAGATCCTCTTCGAGGAGGTCGGACCCGGCCAGAACGTCACGGTCGACGTCGACAACTGGGACGGCGAGGGCCCCGGCGAGGACGCGGTGTTCACCTTCCACGGTGGACCGAAGCGCTCCGAGACGCCGGAGCCGGACCTGGCTCAGGCAGGAGCGGCAGGCGCGCCCAGCGTCGCCGAGTAA
- a CDS encoding CbtA family protein, producing MEKQIIWRGLLAGAVAGVLAFVFARLFVEPQIDRAIAYEDGVGAAHEAMSHGGHTHGEAGGGFSRAIQTNIGMGLGVLLFSVAIGALFAVVFALAYGRVGDISARLLSVYVAGGMLLSLYVVPFLKYPASPPALSLDETIRQRTLLYLLMVVLSAALLVGAVILGRRLAGRFGGWNTTLAAAGAYVVAVAAAMLALPSVDETPGPLVDDAGTILYGGFPADVLYDFRLASLGTQVVVYAAIGLVFAALVSRLLGERKQVVSAS from the coding sequence ATGGAGAAGCAGATCATCTGGCGCGGCCTGCTGGCCGGCGCCGTAGCCGGTGTGCTCGCGTTCGTCTTCGCGCGGCTGTTCGTCGAACCGCAGATCGACCGCGCCATCGCCTACGAGGACGGCGTCGGCGCCGCCCACGAGGCGATGAGCCATGGCGGACACACCCACGGCGAGGCGGGCGGCGGCTTCAGCCGCGCCATCCAGACGAACATCGGGATGGGGCTGGGGGTGCTGCTGTTCAGCGTCGCGATCGGCGCGCTGTTCGCCGTGGTGTTCGCGTTGGCCTACGGGCGGGTGGGCGACATCTCCGCCCGCCTGCTGTCGGTCTACGTCGCGGGCGGCATGCTGCTGAGCCTGTATGTCGTGCCGTTCCTGAAATACCCGGCCAGCCCGCCTGCGCTCAGCCTGGACGAGACGATCCGCCAGCGCACGCTGCTCTACCTGCTGATGGTGGTGCTCTCGGCCGCGCTTCTGGTCGGCGCGGTGATCCTCGGCCGGCGACTGGCGGGGCGGTTCGGCGGCTGGAACACCACGCTCGCGGCCGCGGGCGCGTACGTCGTGGCCGTCGCCGCGGCGATGCTGGCGTTGCCGTCGGTCGACGAGACGCCAGGTCCGCTGGTCGACGACGCGGGCACGATTCTCTACGGCGGTTTCCCGGCCGACGTGCTCTACGACTTCCGGCTCGCCTCGCTCGGCACGCAGGTCGTCGTCTACGCGGCGATCGGGCTGGTGTTCGCCGCGCTGGTGTCGCGTCTGCTCGGTGAGCGAAAGCAGGTCGTCTCCGCATCGTGA
- a CDS encoding TylF/MycF/NovP-related O-methyltransferase produces the protein MVNLLEAAKFTVYRTPVLNRLMSPQYPYKLDPGELCAMVGFIDATRGTGAAVVEIGVAQGDTSVFLLEHLKTTGDDRTVHLFDTFAGFTETSLDHEVQARGKKRTELDKFRYGDEARFNANLRRLGYSRFQVHSGDAAEFDWPSLGPLGAVILDIDLYQPTIEILEVIFPRLVPGGGIVLDDCLPDTPWDGSLQAYEEFIQDHALPFERAGHKGAVVRAPE, from the coding sequence ATGGTCAACTTACTCGAAGCGGCCAAGTTCACGGTCTATCGAACTCCGGTACTCAATCGGCTGATGTCACCGCAATATCCATACAAGCTTGATCCCGGCGAGTTGTGCGCCATGGTCGGTTTCATTGACGCTACACGCGGTACGGGCGCAGCTGTGGTTGAGATTGGCGTCGCCCAGGGCGACACGTCAGTCTTCCTGCTCGAACATCTCAAGACAACAGGCGATGATCGGACGGTGCACCTGTTCGACACATTCGCCGGTTTCACTGAGACCAGCCTTGACCACGAGGTGCAGGCCCGTGGTAAGAAGCGGACCGAACTCGACAAATTCCGGTACGGCGACGAAGCCCGCTTCAATGCCAACCTGCGACGTCTCGGCTACAGTCGATTCCAAGTTCACAGCGGCGATGCCGCGGAGTTCGATTGGCCCTCACTCGGCCCGCTCGGCGCGGTTATCCTCGATATCGATCTTTATCAGCCGACGATCGAAATTCTTGAGGTGATCTTCCCGCGCCTGGTCCCAGGTGGCGGCATTGTGCTAGACGACTGCCTGCCCGACACCCCATGGGACGGGTCTTTGCAGGCGTACGAGGAGTTTATCCAAGATCATGCTCTGCCGTTCGAGCGGGCCGGTCATAAGGGCGCGGTAGTGCGCGCCCCCGAGTGA
- a CDS encoding alanine racemase: MTMPAAADEPLDWRFKGVPVQWWGRRAAEIVAERPRWSDDEAPGPVCVLRAEALTHNLATMAAWCRDRGVDLAPHGKTHMAPQLAARQLAAGACAITVATVTQATVYRAFGVAALVLAGELVDRAGLAWVGAELDAHPELGFTCWVDSVRGVELMTAGLGGTSRPLDVCVEVGIPGGRSGCRSRDDVDAVARAVAASPRLRLAGVAGYEAAVGQALTPQTHDVVADHLRLLRETAIGLAPLVQTESMMVSAGGSTYFDAVADALTGWPGDLPVRTVLRSGCYLTHDHGIYARTSPLTRDGGDGLRPAFEVRGPVVSRPEPELAVVAMGRRDVGFDQGLPVPLDLPGSALTTLYDQHANLRLGGRDAAEVGQWLRFGISHPCTVFDKWRLIPVLDAEDRVVDLIRTYF; this comes from the coding sequence ATGACCATGCCCGCAGCTGCCGACGAGCCGCTGGACTGGAGGTTCAAGGGCGTCCCCGTCCAGTGGTGGGGTCGCAGGGCCGCCGAGATCGTCGCCGAGCGACCGCGGTGGTCCGACGACGAGGCCCCCGGCCCGGTGTGCGTGCTGCGCGCCGAGGCGCTGACGCACAACCTCGCGACGATGGCGGCATGGTGCCGGGACCGCGGCGTCGACCTGGCGCCACACGGCAAGACGCACATGGCGCCGCAGCTGGCCGCCCGCCAGCTCGCAGCCGGGGCCTGCGCGATCACCGTGGCCACGGTGACTCAGGCGACCGTCTACCGCGCCTTCGGCGTCGCCGCGCTGGTGCTGGCCGGCGAACTCGTCGACCGCGCCGGACTGGCGTGGGTGGGCGCCGAACTGGACGCGCACCCGGAGCTGGGGTTCACCTGCTGGGTGGACTCGGTGCGCGGCGTCGAGCTGATGACCGCGGGGCTGGGCGGCACGAGCCGGCCGCTCGACGTGTGCGTCGAGGTCGGGATTCCCGGCGGCCGCAGCGGCTGCCGAAGTCGCGACGACGTCGACGCCGTCGCCCGCGCCGTCGCGGCCTCCCCGCGGCTGCGGCTGGCGGGGGTGGCCGGATACGAGGCCGCCGTCGGCCAGGCTCTGACACCGCAAACGCACGACGTGGTGGCCGATCACCTCCGGCTGCTGCGGGAGACGGCGATCGGGCTGGCGCCGCTGGTGCAGACCGAGTCGATGATGGTCAGCGCCGGCGGAAGCACCTATTTCGACGCGGTCGCGGACGCGCTGACCGGTTGGCCCGGTGACCTCCCGGTGCGCACGGTGCTGCGCAGCGGCTGCTACCTGACCCACGATCACGGGATCTACGCGCGGACGTCGCCGCTGACCCGGGACGGCGGCGACGGGCTGCGGCCCGCGTTCGAGGTCCGCGGCCCGGTGGTGTCCCGGCCGGAGCCGGAGCTGGCGGTGGTGGCGATGGGCCGGCGCGACGTCGGATTCGACCAGGGTCTGCCGGTGCCGCTGGATCTGCCCGGCAGCGCGCTGACCACGCTGTACGACCAGCACGCGAACCTGCGGCTCGGTGGTCGCGACGCCGCCGAGGTCGGTCAGTGGCTACGGTTCGGGATCTCGCACCCCTGCACCGTGTTCGACAAATGGCGGCTGATCCCCGTGCTCGACGCCGAGGACCGCGTCGTCGACCTGATCCGGACGTATTTTTAG
- the panC gene encoding pantoate--beta-alanine ligase yields MITGKAPKFSAGQLNVYARPRDVSDVTLALRATGRRIVLVPTMGALHEGHLTLIRAAKRVQGAVVVVSIFVNPLQFGAGEDLDAYPRTVDDDLEALRAEGVEIAFTPTEDDMYPQGRRTTVLPGPLGAELEGASRPTHFAGVLTVVLKLFNTVHPNRAYFGEKDYQQLTLIRQMVTDLDLGVEVIGVPIVREADGLAMSSRNRYLDPVQREQAGALSAALLAGMYAAATGVPAALDAARAVLDEVPALALDYLEVRDPMLGPAPAEGPARMLIAAKLGATRLLDNIAIDVGASAGIDGHPRTPSGESHELPWRN; encoded by the coding sequence ATGATCACCGGTAAGGCGCCGAAATTCTCGGCCGGTCAACTGAACGTGTACGCGCGGCCGCGCGACGTCTCCGACGTGACCCTGGCGCTGCGCGCCACGGGACGTCGGATCGTGTTGGTGCCGACGATGGGTGCCCTGCATGAGGGACACCTCACGCTGATCCGCGCCGCCAAGCGCGTGCAGGGCGCGGTGGTGGTGGTGTCGATCTTCGTCAACCCGCTGCAGTTCGGCGCCGGTGAGGATCTCGACGCGTATCCGCGCACCGTCGACGACGATCTCGAGGCGCTGCGGGCCGAAGGGGTCGAGATCGCGTTCACTCCGACCGAGGACGACATGTACCCGCAGGGCAGGCGCACCACGGTGCTGCCAGGGCCGCTCGGTGCCGAACTCGAAGGTGCTTCGCGGCCAACCCATTTCGCCGGTGTGCTGACCGTGGTGCTGAAGCTGTTCAACACCGTGCACCCGAACCGCGCCTACTTCGGCGAGAAGGACTACCAGCAGCTGACGCTGATCCGGCAGATGGTCACCGACCTGGATCTCGGCGTCGAGGTGATCGGAGTCCCGATCGTGCGGGAGGCCGACGGGCTGGCGATGTCGTCGCGCAACCGCTACCTCGATCCGGTGCAGCGCGAGCAGGCCGGGGCCTTGTCCGCCGCGCTGCTGGCCGGCATGTACGCCGCGGCCACCGGGGTGCCCGCAGCGCTGGACGCCGCCCGCGCGGTGCTCGACGAGGTGCCCGCGCTCGCGCTGGACTACCTGGAAGTGCGCGACCCGATGCTCGGGCCGGCTCCCGCCGAGGGGCCCGCACGGATGCTGATCGCCGCGAAGCTCGGGGCCACCCGACTGCTCGACAACATCGCGATCGACGTCGGCGCCAGTGCCGGCATTGACGGCCACCCCCGCACCCCCAGCGGTGAGAGCCACGAATTACCCTGGAGGAATTGA
- a CDS encoding CbtB domain-containing protein, which translates to MTAPHASTTRARAIDFSATRAVLWLSLTAFFALLTLYFVGLDQGATSVFGSNTAIHEFLHDARHLLGFPCH; encoded by the coding sequence ATGACCGCTCCCCACGCATCCACCACACGCGCGAGGGCCATCGACTTCTCGGCCACCAGGGCGGTGCTGTGGCTGTCGCTGACGGCATTCTTCGCGCTGCTGACGCTGTACTTCGTCGGCCTGGACCAGGGCGCCACCTCGGTGTTCGGCTCCAACACCGCGATCCACGAGTTCCTTCACGACGCGCGGCACCTGCTCGGCTTCCCCTGCCACTGA